In bacterium, the following are encoded in one genomic region:
- the purF gene encoding amidophosphoribosyltransferase: MTDFETHPAIDKLREECGVFGIRTEGVAAAPLAHLGLYALQHRGQESAGIATFDGDRTHLVKDMGLVANVFTPERLARLPGCVGIGHVRYSTMGSASIENAQPFLEQTPWGILALAHNGNLINAPALRRGLEAAGHCFRATSDTEVITKLIATSRAGTLEEAVAHCMQRIRGAYTIVAMVGDRVLAFRDANGIRPLAEGRAGRATVFASESCAFDQIGGEYVREVGPGELIIADAGGVRVIQVLPAEKRAACVFEHIYFARPDTVLEGHNVHQVRRRMGRLLAQEHPVSADAVIAVPDSGTSAAMGYADESAIPSEVGLIKNRYVGRTFIQPDPSSRDFGVRVKLNPIREVIAGRRIVLVDDSIVRGTTSRQIVRMLRHTGAREVHVRISSPPILNACYYGIDTSSRGELVASRLSVEEIRRSIEADSLGYLSLDGLVRALQLPSHDLCLACLNGRYPTETPTEAKAGRHALESQRG, translated from the coding sequence GTGACGGACTTCGAGACGCATCCTGCCATCGACAAGCTGCGAGAGGAGTGCGGCGTCTTCGGGATCCGCACGGAGGGCGTCGCTGCAGCGCCTCTCGCGCATCTGGGCTTGTACGCGCTGCAGCACCGGGGGCAGGAAAGCGCCGGCATCGCCACGTTCGATGGAGACCGGACGCACCTCGTGAAGGACATGGGACTCGTTGCCAACGTCTTCACCCCCGAGCGGTTGGCCAGGCTGCCCGGATGCGTGGGGATCGGTCACGTCCGCTACTCGACGATGGGCTCCGCTTCGATCGAGAACGCTCAGCCCTTCCTCGAGCAGACTCCGTGGGGGATCCTGGCGCTCGCCCACAACGGCAACCTGATCAACGCCCCCGCGCTGCGGCGTGGACTGGAAGCCGCGGGGCACTGCTTCCGGGCCACCTCCGATACCGAAGTGATCACCAAGCTGATCGCCACCTCGCGCGCGGGGACGTTGGAGGAAGCGGTCGCCCACTGCATGCAGCGGATCCGCGGCGCCTATACCATCGTCGCGATGGTCGGGGACCGGGTGCTGGCCTTTCGGGACGCCAACGGGATCCGCCCGCTCGCGGAGGGAAGGGCGGGGCGTGCGACCGTGTTTGCTTCGGAGAGCTGCGCGTTCGATCAGATCGGCGGGGAATATGTGCGCGAGGTCGGCCCGGGGGAACTGATCATCGCCGATGCCGGAGGGGTGCGCGTCATCCAGGTGCTCCCGGCCGAGAAGCGGGCCGCCTGCGTGTTCGAGCACATCTACTTTGCCAGGCCCGACACCGTGCTCGAGGGGCACAACGTGCACCAGGTCCGGCGCCGCATGGGCCGCCTCCTGGCACAAGAGCACCCCGTCTCCGCCGACGCCGTGATCGCCGTCCCCGACTCGGGGACCTCGGCGGCGATGGGGTACGCGGATGAGAGTGCGATCCCCAGCGAGGTCGGGTTGATCAAGAACCGCTACGTCGGCCGCACCTTCATCCAGCCCGATCCGTCGTCGCGGGACTTTGGCGTCCGCGTGAAACTCAATCCGATCCGGGAGGTCATCGCCGGGCGCCGCATCGTCCTTGTCGACGACTCGATCGTCCGGGGAACGACGAGCCGGCAGATCGTGCGGATGCTCCGGCACACCGGAGCCCGCGAGGTACATGTGCGGATCTCCTCCCCGCCCATTCTCAATGCCTGCTACTATGGGATCGACACGAGCAGCCGCGGCGAACTGGTGGCGTCGCGTCTCTCTGTCGAGGAGATCCGCCGCTCGATCGAGGCCGACAGCCTGGGGTATTTGAGCCTCGATGGGCTGGTGCGGGCGCTCCAACTGCCTTCCCACGACCTGTGCCTCGCCTGTCTCAATGGACGCTATCCGACGGAGACGCCCACGGAAGCCAAGGCCGGCCGGCACGCACTCGAATCGCAGCGGGGCTAA
- the purH gene encoding bifunctional phosphoribosylaminoimidazolecarboxamide formyltransferase/IMP cyclohydrolase, whose translation MTIGRALLSVWDKTGIVEFAHGLADLGIEIVSTGGTAASLRGAGLAVTDLSEITGFPELLGGRVKTLHPHVHGALLAVRSNPEHLAELARHGIRPIDLVAVTLYPFESTIAGGADLAAALEQIDIGGVTLLRAAAKNFEDVVVVSRISQYQEVLDELRRTGAVGRETRARLAGEAFARTGEYDAAIARYLETRADGFPQHLILAFEKIQDLRYGENPHQRGAFYCEPGTTGPSVATARQISGRPLSYNNIHDLDTALELVREFSDPAAVIVKHAIPCGVGTGETLRDAYLHAREGDPMSAFGGIVALNRPVDPATAEAVAETFLEAVIAPGFAEDALAVLGRKKHLRLMEVGPAAPPANSRDWDLRRVRGGLLVQDKDGIDLVEEGLRVVTSRAPTEREWGDLRFAWTVCRYVRSNAIVLARDRQVVGVGAGQMNRVEPVRLAARQAGERARGAAMASEAFFPFPDAVEEAIKAGVTAIIHPGGSVRDAEVTAAAEAAGIAMVTTGIRHFRH comes from the coding sequence ATGACTATCGGGCGTGCGCTGTTGAGTGTGTGGGACAAGACGGGGATCGTCGAGTTCGCCCACGGGCTGGCCGATCTTGGGATCGAGATTGTGTCGACGGGTGGGACGGCGGCGAGCCTGCGCGGTGCGGGCCTCGCGGTCACAGATCTCAGCGAGATCACCGGATTTCCCGAACTCCTCGGCGGGCGCGTGAAAACGCTCCACCCCCACGTGCATGGTGCGCTACTGGCTGTGCGCAGCAACCCGGAACACCTCGCCGAGTTGGCGCGTCACGGGATCCGGCCGATCGATCTGGTGGCGGTGACGCTGTATCCGTTCGAGTCGACGATCGCGGGCGGGGCGGATCTCGCCGCCGCGCTCGAACAGATCGATATCGGCGGCGTGACGCTCCTCCGTGCGGCCGCGAAAAATTTCGAAGACGTCGTCGTGGTCAGCCGGATTTCGCAATACCAAGAAGTGCTCGATGAGCTCCGCCGGACGGGAGCGGTGGGGCGTGAGACGCGGGCGCGTCTGGCCGGCGAAGCGTTCGCCAGAACCGGCGAATACGATGCGGCGATCGCCCGGTATCTCGAGACTCGTGCCGATGGGTTCCCCCAGCATCTCATCCTGGCGTTCGAAAAAATCCAGGACCTGCGGTACGGCGAGAATCCCCATCAGCGCGGCGCGTTCTATTGCGAGCCCGGGACCACCGGGCCGTCCGTTGCGACCGCCCGGCAGATCTCCGGGCGGCCACTTTCCTACAATAATATCCACGATCTGGACACGGCGCTCGAGCTCGTTCGGGAGTTCTCCGATCCCGCGGCCGTGATCGTCAAGCACGCCATCCCGTGCGGCGTCGGCACAGGCGAAACCCTCCGGGACGCGTACCTCCACGCGCGAGAGGGGGATCCCATGTCCGCGTTCGGCGGTATCGTGGCGCTCAACCGGCCTGTGGACCCTGCGACCGCCGAGGCGGTAGCCGAGACGTTCCTCGAGGCGGTGATCGCGCCCGGATTCGCCGAAGACGCGCTCGCGGTGCTTGGACGAAAAAAGCATCTGCGGCTGATGGAAGTAGGGCCCGCGGCTCCGCCGGCGAACTCCCGGGACTGGGATTTGCGCCGCGTGCGCGGCGGCCTGCTGGTCCAGGACAAAGACGGGATCGACCTGGTTGAGGAAGGTCTCCGGGTCGTGACCTCGCGGGCGCCCACCGAACGCGAATGGGGGGATCTCAGGTTCGCCTGGACGGTGTGCCGCTACGTGCGCTCGAACGCCATCGTTCTGGCGAGGGACCGGCAGGTGGTGGGGGTCGGCGCCGGACAAATGAACCGGGTGGAACCCGTCCGCTTGGCGGCGCGACAGGCGGGAGAGCGCGCGCGGGGCGCGGCTATGGCATCCGAGGCGTTCTTCCCATTCCCAGATGCGGTCGAAGAGGCCATCAAAGCCGGTGTGACCGCGATCATCCATCCCGGCGGATCGGTGCGGGATGCGGAGGTGACCGCGGCGGCGGAGGCGGCCGGGATTGCCATGGTCACGACGGGGATCAGGCATTTCAGACACTAG
- the purM gene encoding phosphoribosylformylglycinamidine cyclo-ligase — MARQPSLPLTYRDAGVDRAGKDALLAAMGTRIRSTYRQGTLGSGEGFGGLFRLTGYRDPVLVTSIDGVGTKVRVADIAGRWRVVGADIVSHGANDVLCQGATPLFMLDYIAAGRLVAKVVTEIIEGIVQACRDQAIVLIGGETAEMPGVYAREASDIVGCTVGAVERDRVITGAAIRPGDVIVGVAGDGLHTNGYSLARAALLPPGRVAARRALAARPKELSESLGDALLRPHRPYARPVLALRERVQLRGIAHVTGGGIPGNLVRILPGGSRARIHRGRWPVSPLFTLIQRRGRVTDAEMFRTFNMGLGLLVVVRESEADSAVVHLERSGERAWVVGEILAGSRGVEIRG, encoded by the coding sequence ATGGCGCGCCAGCCCTCTCTTCCGCTCACATACCGCGACGCCGGAGTCGATCGCGCCGGCAAAGACGCGCTCCTCGCCGCGATGGGGACCCGCATTCGCTCGACGTACCGGCAGGGGACCCTGGGATCGGGGGAGGGGTTCGGCGGCCTCTTCCGCCTCACCGGGTACCGGGATCCGGTCCTCGTCACGTCGATCGACGGGGTGGGTACCAAAGTCCGGGTCGCCGACATCGCGGGCCGGTGGCGGGTGGTGGGCGCCGATATTGTCTCCCACGGAGCCAATGACGTCCTGTGTCAGGGCGCCACACCGCTCTTCATGCTCGACTACATCGCCGCCGGCCGGCTTGTCGCGAAGGTGGTCACCGAGATCATCGAGGGAATCGTGCAGGCGTGCCGTGATCAGGCGATCGTGCTCATCGGCGGAGAGACGGCGGAGATGCCGGGCGTCTACGCTCGCGAGGCGAGCGACATCGTGGGCTGCACGGTGGGCGCCGTCGAGCGGGATCGGGTGATCACCGGGGCGGCGATCCGTCCCGGCGATGTGATCGTCGGCGTCGCGGGCGACGGCCTTCATACCAACGGGTACTCGCTCGCCCGGGCGGCGCTGCTCCCCCCGGGCAGAGTCGCGGCGCGCCGCGCGCTCGCTGCGCGTCCCAAGGAATTGTCGGAATCGCTCGGCGACGCGCTCCTCCGACCCCACCGGCCGTATGCCCGGCCCGTGCTCGCTCTCCGGGAGCGCGTTCAGCTCCGGGGCATCGCCCACGTCACGGGCGGCGGGATCCCCGGCAACCTCGTTCGCATCCTCCCGGGCGGATCCCGTGCCCGCATTCACCGGGGCCGGTGGCCGGTGTCGCCGTTGTTCACGCTGATCCAGCGCCGGGGCAGAGTGACCGACGCAGAGATGTTCCGGACCTTCAACATGGGACTCGGCCTGCTCGTGGTCGTCCGGGAGAGCGAGGCAGATTCGGCCGTTGTCCATCTCGAGCGCTCCGGCGAGCGGGCGTGGGTGGTCGGCGAGATCCTGGCGGGGTCACGGGGAGTCGAGATCCGTGGCTGA
- the purN gene encoding phosphoribosylglycinamide formyltransferase, with translation MAEPLRVGVLVSGTGSNLQALIDACRGGGLPAEIVLVISNVPTAFALERARAAGIPTVVVSHRAYPSVDAFETALREALVSHRVELVCLAGFLRILSARFVAAFPGRIINIHPALLPAFGGKEMYGERVHKAVLGSGARHTGCTVHFVSEVPDGGPIIAQATVPVQPGDTSATLAARVAKEEHRLYPAVVRLFAERRIRLEGDRVKVLPPVESGSTAEVP, from the coding sequence GTGGCTGAGCCGCTGCGGGTCGGGGTGCTCGTCTCAGGGACGGGATCGAACTTGCAGGCCCTGATCGACGCGTGCCGCGGCGGAGGGCTGCCGGCGGAGATCGTCCTCGTCATCAGTAACGTGCCCACGGCGTTTGCGTTGGAACGGGCCCGCGCCGCCGGGATCCCGACGGTCGTCGTGAGCCACCGGGCGTATCCGTCGGTAGACGCGTTCGAGACGGCGCTGCGAGAGGCGCTGGTGTCGCACCGCGTCGAGCTCGTGTGCCTCGCGGGATTCCTCCGCATCCTCTCGGCCCGGTTCGTCGCCGCGTTCCCAGGCCGGATCATCAACATTCACCCGGCGCTGTTGCCGGCGTTCGGTGGGAAGGAGATGTACGGCGAGCGGGTCCACAAGGCCGTCCTCGGCTCGGGCGCGCGCCACACCGGCTGTACCGTGCACTTCGTCAGCGAGGTCCCCGATGGCGGACCGATCATCGCTCAGGCCACCGTGCCCGTCCAACCGGGCGATACCTCGGCGACGCTCGCCGCCAGGGTGGCAAAGGAGGAGCACCGTCTTTATCCGGCGGTGGTGCGGCTCTTCGCCGAACGGCGGATCCGGCTCGAGGGGGACCGGGTGAAGGTGCTTCCTCCGGTGGAGTCCGGGTCGACCGCGGAGGTACCATGA